A genomic stretch from Bradyrhizobium sp. 195 includes:
- a CDS encoding K(+)-transporting ATPase subunit C: MLREIRPAIVLLLILTAITGLAYPLAMTAIAGALFPAQAQGSLVEKDGKVIGSALIGQEFREDKYFHGRPSATVAPDPNDSTKTVSAPYNAANSGGSNLGPTSKALADRLKEDVDKLKAENPNQPVPVDLVTTSASGLDPDISPEAAQFQVPRVAKARNLPEDTVRKLVASNVLGRWFGLLGEPRVNVLALNRALDQAAAK; the protein is encoded by the coding sequence ATGCTCAGAGAAATCCGCCCCGCCATCGTCCTTTTGCTGATCCTCACCGCCATCACGGGCTTGGCCTATCCACTCGCGATGACGGCCATCGCCGGCGCGCTCTTTCCCGCGCAGGCACAAGGCAGCCTGGTCGAGAAGGACGGCAAGGTGATCGGCTCGGCCCTGATCGGGCAGGAGTTCAGAGAGGACAAGTATTTCCACGGCCGCCCGTCGGCGACGGTTGCGCCGGACCCCAATGACTCGACCAAGACGGTGTCGGCACCCTACAACGCCGCCAATTCGGGCGGCTCCAATCTCGGCCCGACCAGCAAAGCCCTGGCCGACCGGCTGAAGGAGGATGTGGACAAGCTCAAGGCTGAGAATCCGAACCAGCCGGTCCCGGTCGACCTCGTGACGACCTCGGCCAGCGGTCTCGATCCGGATATCTCGCCCGAAGCGGCGCAATTCCAGGTGCCACGGGTAGCGAAGGCGCGGAATCTGCCGGAAGACACCGTGAGGAAGCTTGTAGCTTCCAACGTTCTGGGCCGCTGGTTCGGGTTGCTCGGCGAACCCAGGGTTAACGTTCTGGCGCTGAATCGCGCGCTCGATCAG